GGAATTCTCCGATGAATATTCTTCCACGTTTTCCGAGTTCCGGCCCAAGAGGCGCCACCAGTTAGACAGTTGACCACCTTGCTGCATTGAACAGAGTTAAGAAAGGAATGAAAATCGAACGTGGCCCACTTCCGTACACGGACTTTGTAGTGGAGCGCTTTTAGCAATTAAAATCCTATGTCATGAAATTGAGCACGCGTCCACAAATCCTATCAAATTGAATATACATTTAAGTTCGCAAATCTTTAGCGATAAGATATTGTTAAGCGTAGCAAGAAGGAATACATATTGAAGTATTAGGATATTTAGGAAGCTTGAATAAGGATGTTATTTAGAGATTTAAGGCCTTTCTTTAAGGTataaatatgaagtttataatGGAGTGAGAAAACATAGTTCGCCTCGTTTGTTTTGCCACCGCCCTGCCGCCAGCCCATGCCATGTACATTCTTAGGGATCCCCGAAGGATTCTGATATACACCGTCCTAAGGAGCCCGAGTTTGACCTACGCGGTTAGTGAGGTCGCGCACGCATCATTATcgaaataatttatgattccCGAGGCAGCATCGAGGGGAGAGAAGGGGGTGTTTCAGAACCCGCCCATTAGACGACGAGATCTGGCCGGACACCGCGTGCAACCCTTTCTCTCATCCGATATCTCCAGAGATGCCACCTCACTATTCGTTACAGTTAAAATTATCTTAATCATAAATTTATCTGGCGCCCAACCAAAATCCTCAGCAGTGGCGCGGGTACCGCTTGGAATTCTACACTCAAAAGAGAGAGTAGACTACAGTGCCACGGCAGCCATAGCGGTAGTTTCGAGTAGAGTCTAGCAGGACGGTTTCTCGCATAGGACTTCAGGAGGGGACAGGACCCAAATGATCACGAGTACCGGATAGCAGGCTGCTACAAGAGCAAAGGGACGGGAGAGCCAGTGCCACAGATGCTTGGAAATGCAGTATTATCCAGTGGACTGATATCTGACCACGACTGTAGATTGGCAGCGAGATCCCGTCACCCCCTAGGAGAGCAGAAGGACGCTTGGAGTTTAGTCGTTGAAGTTACGATATGACCACGTGCAAAGAGTTTCAGCTATTGGATCGCAGGCCTGGGAGTTAGCAGGACGGGCTGAAAAGGGGAGTTTTGTTAAGAGCGGTTTCCAGAACGGAACTAGTAGAGAAGCAATGGcgaaaagaagaagaacatTAGGCAGCgtgcaattatttttttttttttttccttatttacTCCTCCTGGGAGCTTAGGGCTTCTACAAGGGCTTTCCACCGGACTCTATTTGGTGCTGTTTGCTTTGCTGTGTCCCATGTAATTCTTCTTAAGGACAGTTCGCGGAGTGCTGTACGGCGCCAGGTCATCttggggcgtcccactcttctACTTCCCTGTGGGTTCCATTCTAGCGCCATCCTGACGATACTTCCTGGTTCCTTTCTGAGTGCGTGGCCAATCCACTTCCATTTTCTTCTCTTTAACTGTTGGTGGATTGGGACCTCACCTGTGCAGTGCCACAAGTCTTCATTGGATATTCTGGTAGGCCAGAATATACCACATATTATTCTTAGGCACTTATTGATGAATGATTGTATTTTCATCAGCATTCTTTGTGTGGTCAGCCACGTCTCCGATCCGTACAGTAGTATGGATTTAACACACGAGTTGAAGATGCGtagctttgtttttctatttatttgctGGTTTCTCCATACTCGGTGTAGTCTTCCAAATGCAGATCTTGCTTTGCTCAGTCGACTGTCTACATCTCTTTCCACTCCACCATTGGCTGCTATGACACATCCCAGGTAGTTAAAACTGTCGACGAAATCGATAGTTTTTCCTCCAATGGTTATGTTGCTTTGGCTGGAATTATTGATGCGCATCGcctaaaaacaacaaagttgttTTTGATGCGTTGATTGTTAGTCCGACTGAATTGGCTCGGGTCTCGAGGTCATTTGCTTTAGCTTGGATATCTCCGAATTTATGAGCGAGAAGGCAGATGTCATCCGCGTAGTCCAGATCTTCAAGCTGTCGGGTGAAGCTCCATGTGATTCCACGCCTGGGTCTGCATACTTCTCTTATAGTTTCGTCGATTACCAAATTGAACAGAAGTGGTGATAGGGGGCATCCTTGCTTTACTCCAGTGTTTGTCTGAAAGGGTGCACTTATTTTTCCGTTGTGCAGTACGGCCAGATCCGCATCATCGTACATAGCTTTTATTATGCTGATGATCTTCACTGGCACTCCCTTCCTTGCAAGTGCTCGCCATATCGCTGTTCTGTCTATTGAATCGAATGCCTTTTGGAAGTCGATGAACAGGAGATACAAGGGTGATCGCCATTCCACAGCTTGTTCGGTAATTGCGCGTAGTGTGTTTGCCTGATCTACGCAACTCCTGTGTGGTCTGAATCCTCCTTGCTCATCTCGCAGTGTTGTCTCGATTTTTTCCTGAAGACGTTCGTTTAATAGGGTGGCAAGTATTTTGTAGCTTGTGTTCAACAGGGTAATTCCTCACCAATTGTTGCAGTCACTGAGGTCTCCTTTCTTCGGTAGCTTGACGATGATTCCTTTTTTCCAGGATGCTGGGATTCGCTCACTTTCCCATATGTTGGTGAAATGTGGATGCAATGTTTCGGCCATTAGTTGCGAGTCTATCTGGAGAAGCTCGGCCGGTATGCCGTCATCTCCAGCCGCTTCGTTGTTCTTAAGTTTCCTGATTGCTTCCTTGATTTCTCTAACTGATGGTGCGGTGGGTGATATCCTGATGTTATTGCTTGACATGCCACTTAAGGAGTCTTCTTGTATGCTGCTTGGTTGTTCTGTGCAGCTGATCTCCATGAAGTGTTGTCGCCATCTTTGGATTTGTGCCTCTTCTTCTGTAAGGAGTTTTCCGGTTGAATCTCGCACTGGATGGGTTTGCCTTTGACATTTTCCGGATAGTTGTCCaattacactgtgcgacaaaaaaaaaaaacgaaatacacttgggaaacgagatagtgtaggttgttaatctggtcgaagagaactcaaaaatattttttttatatttttggaaccctccaatttttttttatttaaaaaaaaaccgttttttcgggacttttttgcgcttaaaaattcctgaacgcgttttttttcaaccgatttcaaaattttcggtgtttttcaatagttaaatgttgtagcttttgaaaaaaaaatatatcttcgattttgttgaacaaaaaggacaaaatttgtacacctgaaactaaagttttcgacttttatttgtgtttttcggattttgatgccagtttttcggtacaacttacaaaaattcggccatttttgatacatatcaatgttgtctcattcattcagaataaaacgagacaaatttcatcaaaaaattatgaaaattggtgaagttataacgcttttcccaaaaaaagtcaactcaacctagcgggcgcttcggaggaacaatgtgtataaaaataagagtatattgctttcttctgacaaaaagtttgtcatttatgccacatattaatattgtctcaataataccgaatagaacgagacaaatttcattaaaaaataatacaaattgttgaagttttaacgcttttcccaaaaaaagtcaataaaaccatgggagcactataagaagaagagcatattcctgacatacacacaggtactccggagcgcacgctagGTTGAAGTGACTCTTTttaggaaaagcgttataacttcaccaattttcattatttttttatgaaatttgtctcgttttattcagtattaatgagtcaacattgatatgtatcaaaaatggccgaattgtTGTAAGTTgcaccgaaaaactggcatcaaaatccgaaaaacacgaataaaagtcgaaaacttcagtttcaggtgtaaaaattttgccctttttgttcaacaaaatcgaagatatatttttttttcaaaagctacaacatttaactattgaaaaacagcgaaaattttgaaatcggttgaaaaaacgcgttcaggaatttttaagcgcaaaaaagtcccgaaaaacggttttttttaaataaaaaaaaattggagggttccaaaaatataaaaaaaatatttttgagttctcttcgaccagattaacaacctacactatctcgtttcctttttttttttgccctttttgttcaacaaaatcgaagatatatttttttttcaaaagctacaacatttaactattgaaaaacagcgaaaattttgaaatcggttgaaaaaaacgcgttcaggaatttttaagcgcaaaaaagtcccgaaaaacggtttttttttaaataaaaaaaaattggagggttccaaaaatataaaaaaaatatttttgagttctcttcgaccagattaacaacctacactatctcgtttcacaagtgttttttcactgtcgcaccgtgttatCTGGTACAGTGCACGCATATTGTTTGCGTTTGCTGCGCTTTCTGCGTTTTCAGCAAGCCTGTCCAGTAATTTCCTCTTATCATTTCTAGCAGATTTTTTCACCAACTTGCATAGCTCGTTGTATTCACCTCGAACTCTGCAGTCGTGATCCGCTCTAGATTTGAGGCTGTTCCGTCTGTTGATAAGATCCCATGTGTGTGTCGATATCCAATCCACTTGTCTGCGTTGTCGGGTGCCAAGCACCTCCTCCGCTGTGCTTCTCAGTATTCTGCATGTCAACTCCCATGAGTGCTCCTCCTGCTGCGGCCCTAGTTGCTCACGTAGCGTTGTTGCCATTCTGGTAGATAGAGTGGAGTCGCCAAGTCGATGTAGGTTAAGAGGAGGCGGTCTTCTTGTGTTCCTGGTGCCGGTGTTGTGGTTTCGTCTGAGCTTGATGATGAGCTCCCCGACTACCAACTCGTGGTCACTGTCGATTGACGCGCCTCTCCTATTTCTTACATCCATTAGTGAGCGTCTCCATTTCTTACTTATGCAGATGTGGTCAATTTGGTTGCGTGTATGCCCATTTGGAGATGTCCATGTGTATTTATGGACTTCCTTGTGTGGAAATACAGTGCCACCAATGACCAGTTGGAATGTTTGGCACAAGTCGATAAGTCTATCACCGTTATTGCTGTGTGAGCCAACACCATGTTTTCCCATTATTGTTTCTAGTCCATTGTTGTTGGGGCCAATTTTTGCGTTGAAGTCTCCCATGAGTATTTTGACGTCTCCTCTTCCAATCCTGGTGAGTGAAGATGTGAGGGCGTTGTAGAAGTCATCTTTGATGTCATCGCTGGCGTCTTCTGTTGGGGCATAGCACTGTACGATGGTGATGTGCCTAGCATTGCATCGGAATCTGGCACTGATGATTCTGTCGGATATTGGGCTCCAGGAGATTAGTGTCTGCTTGAACTGTTTGGACATGTAAATTCCTACTCCATTCCTGCCACCATCATTGCTCCCGCTGTGCATCACTAGGTTGCcagttgatgttgttgttgtcccGTTCCCTCTCCATCTCATTTCGCTGATGCCTGCAATTGCGATCTGCATTTTCTCCATTTCTCCTTCAAACTGCGCCAATCTGGTTGGTTCCATTAAAGTCCTCACGTTCCTTTGTCCAATTCGTGTCTGTTTCATAATGCGAATGGTCGTCATCGGGTTGGGGGGGTGATTATTTTCTTCATATCTTGTATTTGTTTCTGTAATCATTTATTTTCAGTCGATCCGGTGATTAGCCGGGTGCGACCTATCCCAGAGATGGGGCTGCCATCTGACGACGTCCGGGAATGCCGTCTTTCCAACATGGTATGTGTAATGGGACTAGAAAAATTCCATTAAACATATTATGCCGAAAGATAAGCAGGTCATGAAAAGCTTCCATGAGTGgggctcgaacccacgacccCACGCTGGCAGCGTGCAATGGCGGTTGGCAAACTAAGAACGGAGGCGAAGTTCAGTTTTAGAGTTTTGGTATTTGAAAAGCGAGTATTTTTCAGGCTAAgcaagaaaggaaaaaagaAAGGATGAACCCAGCAGAGGCAGAGAAGGGGGCAGCGACACCTGTGAAGGTGCCCGTCTGCCCATTATGGAATAAAGAAATGGCAACCGGCAGAGCCAGAACCAAGTGCGGACACGAGCTCCACAAAGCGTGTAAAACAACACACGCTACATCGAAGTTGGCGATATGATTGGCGCGAGCACGAGTCAGCTGACTCGCAGAGCAGATTTACCCTGTGGGACCAGCCAAACGAGCTCGTCGGCAGGAAGTACAGCGGAATTGAGTTCGATTGTGTCCCAATTAATCAGCGCCGTGCAGGCGACTCTGTTGGAACAACTGTCAGCGCAAATGGACAGACTGTTCCACCAAAGGGCGCAATCAGAGAGGGAAGAAGAAGAGGAGAAGGAGATTGTGTCCCAATTAATCAGCGCCGTGCAGGCGACTCTGTTGGAACAACTGTCAGCGCAAATGAACAGACTGTTCCACCAAAGGGCGCAATCAGAGAGGGAAGGAGAAGAGAGTACAGGAGGCTACGATCAGCCTAGTGGGAGCTACGGTAATGAAGGGAAGACCCGGGAATAGGGCGACTATTTAGGAAAGGGCATGAGGCAGTGGCTCTTAGCTACTGGAAGAAAGGAGTGTCACAGGTACCTCGACTGCTCGGGAAAGTGGAAAGTTTTCTGTTCTGGGTGTGGAGCACTGAATGTCTACAAGCCATCGAGTCCAAAATGTCTAAAAAACGGGCGAGCGAATATGGCGGATCGTCCATCTCGGCGCGTTCCGTCAGGTGTGAGCTAGGACAAGTAGGAAATGAGTTCAGAGAAGAGTGTAGTAAGGCTAAGATAGAGAGTAAGAATAGGTTAAGGAACATTAATAGATTAAGGCGGTATTGGCAGTCAATGAAGACGGTGGAAACGATAAGGTATAAGACCTCAGACAAACGTCCTCATGCCGAGGACAGGTGGTTAGGAGAGGCAGTTCTTGGACTACTGGATACAGGTGCAGCAGTTAGCTGTATCGGAGGACATGCAAGGGCGAGTGATAAGTACCCATCATGCCAAAGATTTGAAGCAGTAGTTATCGCCTCCGTGGGTTAGCTAAACAGGATTCTTTGGGACCCTGTTCTAGCTTTTGAGAAGGGGGCATTTTGTAATGTTGGCGATAGGTCTACCGGGGTGGTAACCCGGGGGGGTGCGGTGAATCAGCCTACGTGGCAGCCCGATCGCATAGTAGGACCCTATTTAGCATTTCGTGGAGGGCTTTGTCGATCAAGGGTCAAGCGGTAAAGCTAGATCCCTAATGGCAGCGAGGCGTGGTGCGAGCAACGATCGGCCAGAAGAAGCAGAGCGAGTCTCAGTTGCGGCGCAAATCTCGCCATCCGGCCGCCCGAGAGGCGGGGCGGAGAAGGGACATCGAAACCAAGTTTGGAGCTAGGAATACAGTGAGCTCGACCGGAGCTGAAGCAGCTGGAGCGTTCGCGACGCTTTAAGGGGCGCTCCGCTGGAGACTCGGGTAGGGTTCGGCCCTAACCTCACAGGAGCCGCCGTGCAGTAGGCGTCATCCTGGAGGAGTGAAGCTaaggacggagtgctggcggcgctttcaaggagCACCCCGTCGATCGGAGGAGTCGCCGTAAAATAGGCGGTATCCTTTAGGAGCAGGAGCGCTATGTTATTCAAGGGAGCGGAGAGACTCGTCCGACTGATGGCCTAACGGTGCCGAAAGCGGAGAAGAGGATGTAGTGTCCGGAGATTTCAAGCTAGagcactgctgctggctgagtgttttgttgttggcaTTGATAACGGGTTAGGCAAGAGTCCTCCCGAATtgcatattttcttttccagcCTCGATTAGTGGAAGCGCTTCAACGACTCGTCGCGGATACAAAAAGTGAGTAATCTTCAATCTATGCCAAGCCAGCTGAAGCGATGCGGAATTCTCCGATGAATATTCTTCCACGTTTTCCGAGTTCCGGCCCAAGAGGCGCCACCAGTTAGACAGCTGACCACCTTGCTGCATTGAACAGAGTTAAGAAAGGAATGAAAATCGAACGTGGCCCACTTCCGTACACGGACTTTGTAGTGGAGCGCTTTTAGCAATTAAAATCCTATGTCATGAAATTGAGCGCGCGTCCACAAATCCTATCAAATTGAATATACATTTAAGTTCGCAAATCTTTAGCGATAAGATATTGTTAAGCGTAGCAAGAAGGAATACATATTGAAGTATTAGGATATTTAGGAAGCTTGAATAAGGATGTTATTTAGAGATTTAAGGCCTTTCTTTAAGgaataaatatgaagtttataatGCCTCGTTTGTTTTGCCACCGCCCTGCCGCCAGCCCATGCCATGTACATTCTTAGGGATCCCCGAAGGATTCTGATATACACCGTCCTAAGGAGCCCGAGTTTGACCTACGCGGTTAGTGAGGTCGCGCACGCATCATTATcgaaataatttatgattccCGAGGCAGCATCGAGGGGAGAGAAGGGGGTGTTTCAGAACCCGCCCATTAGACGACGAGATCTGGCCGGACACCGCGTGCAACCCTTTCTCTCATCCGATATCTCAATTTTTAACTTTGCGTTTTTACGCAACTTTGCGTTAACACTGAGcgtaaaaatgtatcttttcctcctCTGCTTACATTTGAAACTCATATTATTACATTTGAAACTcaaactcatttttttttaaagaattcaCCTAGCACCATTCCAGCTCCCCTTACACttaaaatatccaatcagcctcTGCTCattttttgataaaagtgGGGTGTTATGAAATTTTCTTAAGGTTCAgcccgaggcactgtgcaagcCTCTCATTAAGCTCCTTAGATTATTTCTCTCcataaaaatggtaaaaaatcCCACACTGGCAATTACAGAGGCAGTTCAAAATTGTCTGTAATTCCACATTTTGTTTAATAACTTATCACTCCAAATTTGCAATACCTTTGTAGTTCAATAACAAACTTTTTGAAGCCctgctccaccactaccaacttaaaAAGCTTGCATATTATTTACGTCATTTACTCTTACTTCAGTGAAGCATTTGACTTTGTCAACCAATCGCTTCTTTTACAAAAATCTCCAAATCTGGATTTCGCTACTTAGCGATAAAACTCCAAAGTATTTGCTTTTAAGATGTTcactcgcgtttagtccgtgTCACATCTTGAGTGCCTCAAGGAATCCATCTTGGAtccttactttttacattatttgttaattacaaaaaacaaaaatttaaaaaaaaaaatcatcaaaaaattatattgtgTATTCTTCTTCTAATTTCGGCAATCGATATTCGGCTATTTCTCCTCTCAATCTCAATCTCCAACTCCGTCCGCGCGCCACCTAACACCTTACACCTAAACACAACAAAACACAACACACCAAAAAAACCTTCGAAAAAGGTCTtcgaaaaggaaaaaaatcttTCAGCTCGA
The window above is part of the Drosophila ananassae strain 14024-0371.13 chromosome 4 unlocalized genomic scaffold, ASM1763931v2 tig00000054, whole genome shotgun sequence genome. Proteins encoded here:
- the LOC123257756 gene encoding uncharacterized protein LOC123257756, with product MTTIRIMKQTRIGQRNVRTLMEPTRLAQFEGEMEKMQIAIAGISEMRWRGNGTTTTSTGNLVMHSGSNDGGRNGVGIYMSKQFKQTLISWSPISDRIISARFRCNARHITIVQCYAPTEDASDDIKDDFYNALTSSLTRIGRGDVKILMGDFNAKIGPNNNGLETIMGKHGVGSHSNNGDRLIDLCQTFQLVIGGTVFPHKEVHKYTWTSPNGHTRNQIDHICISKKWRRSLMDVRNRRGASIDSDHELVVGELIIKLRRNHNTGTRNTRRPPPLNLHRLGDSTLSTRMATTLREQLGPQQEEHSWELTCRILRSTAEEVLGTRQRRQVDWISTHTWDLINRRNSLKSRADHDCRVRGEYNELCNVIGQLSGKCQRQTHPVRDSTGKLLTEEEAQIQRWRQHFMEISCTEQPSSIQEDSLSGMSSNNIRISPTAPSVREIKEAIRKLKNNEAAGDDGIPAELLQIDSQLMAETLHPHFTNIWESERIPASWKKGIIVKLPKKGDLSDCNNW